In a single window of the Zonotrichia leucophrys gambelii isolate GWCS_2022_RI chromosome 2, RI_Zleu_2.0, whole genome shotgun sequence genome:
- the JCAD gene encoding junctional cadherin 5-associated protein isoform X1 codes for MFSVEDLLISHGYKLSKNPPASYESRYDGYRHETTGSRSAQRPALNGIEAESRAGAYSKRPLVKTSSSSTESSHGSQGRQAGPGYHHDLQGLSTFHTSEGGAYDRPHLARSSQPKSDKDLAYWRRRGQDFSVLLGYSQKASVEMKGLAASPGAPRHPKENQLKVGSGAGYGRRSGLQESCEVPSACKWQSLEIESWNQPKKVGRQMSEGDREKLLQELYSLTLGDNVLSTQSRGKSQSLPRVLSPESMQCVEMPSLTNSNNSLSVTKTPSYPPNRLGVEPAKHHGTGGNVLPLVKPKYGRPLKPPSYELKRQTRAPAETVGFQDHYQKEEPVSYLAKVNEPRQDAGIPDPGLEPPVYVPPPSYKSPPHQHVTPRSPSEVPKTNPCASSDPQGPAEQVVPCQRPAMNTFEVGGDPCKDNHFPHGKQSHARRPADHLRSVQYIPFDDPRIRHIKIAPLEGLQGNSNHTENACSPSSGALQERNLEVQYNSAFVDASNLSSSAKGERTSDSSPHSNRWLAPSIRDQENCALPDQRDNCRATNHSPRNEASTEYTKGKLSVRNSHMDNTCETVTKVKKFEPGTGMQSKKSSKKKMNETIFCLVSIPVKSESNLPDTDRNNNITQSPDKNRFDNNGALQEQSLLSMSSTDLELQALTGSMTNKNELQKQELWRPEEFKQMNDLRFIQPTKHRELKYSGSWPGDQYKDQQTQTSFSEEPESPEFFHGTKPGKPDSSKQLSPKLPGCTTSTVGAKQTGSPSDERSCRQNSYSMKGQTHLSQSSNSAFSRTATSVLKSPSPKAHQSQPVPVQERENGLLSKGDVVKGEPGAPCNSTEPFGQFLLKPVSRRPWDAISELESFNKELQGQEESTSSEEDLESAAAPLQAGAFMHRRESRNEKSSQELKHGGKSEMVVPEVPVIRPGRVKSKSESWSMGTEHGGELRCGGSQGFSKPGGSSEGVRPADGRLIEMGMGEAKSRTSKQPVHESPIRRVLSSSSSSSCHSNPFNNPVLQEMSEDQNYLDFVKLSKGATPTNDRLLERGSGVCLSLTKRNQRCSEPDLRSVGLDVAPEPGANNSDHSSDANAVEIPVNESLQARAARILGIDIAVESLLPGDQVGPHPSTSPSNSAQDFESSTIGNTVSNKEGKKEDSYEGRRKCGWTESALFVRAGGRSLHPVESQATLQEANAKPLVTEQVLEQPVSPSQGEDQNLVCKSAAYQHSEKRVRSTSKVIETLQGKLTSPPSRTAMDRLVRMKEVDSVSRMRRLSIKSADSGEEVDEEKLSKVPEERGSKLASSGAVSKRVISLSENGCLGGMDKKKIDRDFSLGKTLLMGDPDGYSFLM; via the coding sequence ggctTATGACAGGCCTCATTTAGCACGGTCTTCCCAGCCCAAGAGTGATAAAGATCTGGCCTACTGGAGAAGACGAGGACAGGACTTCAGTGTGCTACTGGGCTATTCCCAGAAGGCCAGTGTGGAGATGAAAGGCCTGGCTGCATCCCCAGGGGCACCCCGGCACCCCAAGGAGAATCAGCTGAAGGTGGGCTCGGGTGCAGGGTATGGCAGAAGAAGCGGCTTGCAGGAAAGCTGTGAAGTGCCCAGCGCCTGCAAATGGCAAAGTCTGGAAATAGAGAGCTGGAACCAGCCAAAAAAGGTGGGGAGGCAAATGTCTGAGGGTGACAGGGAGAAGCTGCTTCAAGAGCTTTATTCGCTGACCCTGGGAGACAACGTActcagcacccagagcagggggaaATCGCAGTCCTTGCCAAGGGTCCTTTCACCTGAGAGCATGCAGTGCGTGGAAATGCCCTCCCTGACCAACAGTAACAACTCACTCAGCGTCACTAAAACCCCCTCCTATCCCCCAAACAGACTGGGTGTGGAACCTGCCAAGCACCATGGAACAGGAGGCAATGTCCTTCCCCTGGTGAAGCCCAAGTATGGGAGACCTCTCAAGCCTCCATCCTATGAACTGAAGCGGCAGACTAGGGCACCTGCAGAAACTGTGGGTTTCCAGGACCACTACCAGAAAGAGGAACCTGTCTCCTACTTAGCCAAAGTCAATGAGCCAAGGCAAGATGCTGGCATTCCAGACCCTGGTTTGGAGCCCCCAGTGTATGTACCTCCTCCTTCTTACAAATCCCCACCTCACCAACACGTGACCCCCCGTTCCCCCAGTGAAGTGCCTAAAACCAACCCGTGCGCCAGCAGTGACCCACAGGGTCCTGCAGAGCAGGTTGTCCCCTGCCAACGACCAGCAATGAATACTTTTGAAGTGGGGGGTGACCCTTGCAAAGACAACCATTTTCCTCATGGGAAGCAAAGCCATGCAAGGCGCCCTGCTGACCACCTGCGTTCCGTTCAGTACATTCCCTTTGATGATCCTCGGATACGACACATTAAAATTGCACCACTGGAAGGTCTGCAGGGCAACTCTAACCACACTGAAAATGCATGTAGTCCCAGTTCTGGTGCTTTGCAAGAGAGAAATCTTGAAGTACAGTACAACAGTGCCTTTGTGGATGCATCAAACTTGTCCAGTTCTGCGAAGGGAGAAAGAACTTCCGACAGCTCCCCACATAGCAACAGATGGTTGGCACCATCCATCCGAGATCAGGAAAACTGTGCCTTGCCGGACCAAAGAGACAATTGTAGAGCAACTAATCACAGCCCCCGCAACGAAGCCAGCACAGAGTACACGAAAGGCAAACTTTCTGTAAGAAATTCACATATGGACAACACCTGTGAGACTGTTACAAAAGTGAAAAAGTTTGAACCTGGAACTGGGATGCAGAGCAAAAAgagttcaaagaaaaaaatgaatgaaactaTATTTTGTTTGGTCTCTATCCCAGTTAAATCAGAATCCAATCTGCCAGATACAGATAGGAACAACAACATAACTCAGAGCCCTGATAAGAATAGGTTTGATAACAATGGAGCTTTGCAAGAACAAAGTCTCTTAAGTATGTCTTCAACAGACTTGGAGTTACAAGCGCTTACAGGAAGCATGACCAATAAAAATGAGTTACAAAAACAAGAGCTGTGGAGACCAGAAGAGTTCAAACAAATGAATGACCTCAGATTTATTCAGCCTACAAAACACAGAGAGCTCAAATATTCTGGCTCCTGGCCAGGTGATCAGTACAAAGACCAGCAGACGCAGACAAGTTTCTCTGAAGAACCTGAGAGCCCAGAATTTTTCCATGGTACAAAGCCTGGGAAGCCTGATAGTAGCAAGCAGCTATCTCCAAAACTCCCAGGATGTACAACGTCCACAGTGGGGGCAAAACAGACAGGGTCACCTTCTGAtgagagaagctgcagacagaACAGTTACAGTATGAAGGGCCAGACTCACCTCAGCCAGTCTAGCAACAGTGCATTTTCTAGGACTGCCACCTCAGTCCTTAAGTCTCCCTCCCCAAAAGCCCACCAGAGCCAGCCTGTGCCTGTCCAAGAGAGGGAAAATGGCCTTCTTTCCAAGGGAGATGTAGTTAAGGGAGAACCAGGTGCTCCCTGCAACAGTACAGAACCATTTGGGCAGTTTCTGTTGAAACCTGTAAGTCGCCGTCCCTGGGATGCAATAAGTGAGCTAGAAAGTTTTAACAAGGAGCTgcaagggcaggaggagagcacAAGCAGTGAAGAAGATTTGGaaagtgctgcagctcctctgcaggcagGTGCCTTTATGCACAGGAGGGAGTCCAGAAATGAGAAATCAAGCCAGGAGCTAAAACATGGTGGGAAATCAGAAATGGTTGTGCCAGAGGTGCCTGTAATTAGGCCAGGAAGGGTTAAAAGTAAGTCTGAAAGTTGGAGCATGGGGACAGAGCATGGTGGCGAGCTAAGATGTGGTGGCTCTCAAGGCTTCTCaaagccaggagggagcagtgaAGGAGTCAGGCCAGCAGATGGAAGACTGATagaaatggggatgggggaagCCAAGAGCAGAACAAGCAAACAGCCAGTTCATGAGAGCCCTATCAGAAGAGTTTTGTCCAGTAGCTCAAGTAGTTCATGTCACAGTAATCCTTTCAATAACCCTGTCTTGCAGGAGATGAGTGAAGACCAAAATTACCTAGACTTTGTTAAACTGAGCAAAGGTGCAACTCCCACAAATGATAGGCTATTAGAGAGAGGGTCAGGAGTATGTTTGTCACTAACAAAGAGGAACCAAAGGTGCTCTGAGCCAGATTTGAGGTCAGTAGGACTTGATGTGGCCCCAGAACCTGGTGCTAACAACTCTGATCACTCTTCAGATGCAAATGCAGTGGAAATCCCTGTGAATGAGTCATTGCAGGCAAGAGCTGCAAGAATTTTAGGTATAGATATAGCAGTGGAGTCTCTCCTTCCAGGTGACCAGGTTGGGCCCCACCCAAGCACTAGCCCCTCAAACAGTGCTCAGGACTTTGAGTCATCAACAATAGGGAACACAGTAAgtaacaaagaaggaaaaaaagaagattctTATGAAGGCAGACGAAAGTGTGGCTGGACAGAGAGTGCTCTCTTTGTCAGAGCGGGAGGGCGATCTTTACACCCTGTTGAAAGCCAGGCCACTCTCCAGGAAGCCAATGCTAAACCACTGGTAACTGAGCAAGTTCTTGAACAACCTGTGAGTCCCAGCCAAGGTGAGGACCAAAACTTGGTTTGCAAGTCAGCTGCTTATCAGCATTCAGAAAAGAGAGTGAGGAGCACCTCCAAAGTGATAGAGACACTCCAAGGCAAGCTCACGTCCCCACCCAGCCGGACTGCCATGGATCGCTTGGTGCGCATGAAGGAAGTTGACTCTGTGTCGCGCATGAGACGCCTGAGCATTAAGAGCGCAGACTCGGGAGAGGAGGTGGATGAAGAGAAGCTGTCGAAGGTACCAGAGGAGAGAGGAAGCAAACTGGCAAGCTCAGGGGCTGTTTCCAAGCGTGTCATCTCTCTCAGTGAAAATGGATGTTTAGGTGGAATGGACAAGAAGAAAATCGACAGAGATTTTTCGTTAGGTAAGACCCTGTTAATGGGAGATCCAGATGGGTACTCGTTTCTTATGTAA
- the JCAD gene encoding junctional cadherin 5-associated protein isoform X2, whose translation MFSVEDLLISHGYKLSKNPPASYESRYDGYRHETTGSRSAQRPALNGIEAESRAGAYSKRPLVKTSSSSTESSHGSQGRQAGPGYHHDLQGLSTFHTSEGGAYDRPHLARSSQPKSDKDLAYWRRRGQDFSVLLGYSQKASVEMKGLAASPGAPRHPKENQLKVGSGAGYGRRSGLQESCEVPSACKWQSLEIESWNQPKKVGRQMSEGDREKLLQELYSLTLGDNVLSTQSRGKSQSLPRVLSPESMQCVEMPSLTNSNNSLSVTKTPSYPPNRLGVEPAKHHGTGGNVLPLVKPKYGRPLKPPSYELKRQTRAPAETVGFQDHYQKEEPVSYLAKVNEPRQDAGIPDPGLEPPVYVPPPSYKSPPHQHVTPRSPSEVPKTNPCASSDPQGPAEQVVPCQRPAMNTFEVGGDPCKDNHFPHGKQSHARRPADHLRSVQYIPFDDPRIRHIKIAPLEGLQGNSNHTENACSPSSGALQERNLEVQYNSAFVDASNLSSSAKGERTSDSSPHSNRWLAPSIRDQENCALPDQRDNCRATNHSPRNEASTEYTKGKLSVRNSHMDNTCETVTKVKKFEPGTGMQSKKSSKKKMNETIFCLVSIPVKSESNLPDTDRNNNITQSPDKNRFDNNGALQEQSLLSMSSTDLELQALTGSMTNKNELQKQELWRPEEFKQMNDLRFIQPTKHRELKYSGSWPGDQYKDQQTQTSFSEEPESPEFFHGTKPGKPDSSKQLSPKLPGCTTSTVGAKQTGSPSDERSCRQNSYSMKGQTHLSQSSNSAFSRTATSVLKSPSPKAHQSQPVPVQERENGLLSKGDVVKGEPGAPCNSTEPFGQFLLKPVSRRPWDAISELESFNKELQGQEESTSSEEDLESAAAPLQAGAFMHRRESRNEKSSQELKHGGKSEMVVPEVPVIRPGRVKSKSESWSMGTEHGGELRCGGSQGFSKPGGSSEGVRPADGRLIEMGMGEAKSRTSKQPVHESPIRRVLSSSSSSSCHSNPFNNPVLQEMSEDQNYLDFVKLSKGATPTNDRLLERGSGVCLSLTKRNQRCSEPDLRSVGLDVAPEPGANNSDHSSDANAVEIPVNESLQARAARILGIDIAVESLLPGDQVGPHPSTSPSNSAQDFESSTIGNTVSNKEGKKEDSYEGRRKCGWTESALFVRAGGRSLHPVESQATLQEANAKPLVTEQVLEQPVSPSQGEDQNLVCKSAAYQHSEKRVRSTSKVIETLQGKLTSPPSRTAMDRLVRMKEVDSVSRMRRLSIKSADSGEEVDEEKLSKVPEERGSKLASSGAVSKRVISLSENGCLGGMDKKKIDRDFSLDTYDPTKVEKV comes from the exons ggctTATGACAGGCCTCATTTAGCACGGTCTTCCCAGCCCAAGAGTGATAAAGATCTGGCCTACTGGAGAAGACGAGGACAGGACTTCAGTGTGCTACTGGGCTATTCCCAGAAGGCCAGTGTGGAGATGAAAGGCCTGGCTGCATCCCCAGGGGCACCCCGGCACCCCAAGGAGAATCAGCTGAAGGTGGGCTCGGGTGCAGGGTATGGCAGAAGAAGCGGCTTGCAGGAAAGCTGTGAAGTGCCCAGCGCCTGCAAATGGCAAAGTCTGGAAATAGAGAGCTGGAACCAGCCAAAAAAGGTGGGGAGGCAAATGTCTGAGGGTGACAGGGAGAAGCTGCTTCAAGAGCTTTATTCGCTGACCCTGGGAGACAACGTActcagcacccagagcagggggaaATCGCAGTCCTTGCCAAGGGTCCTTTCACCTGAGAGCATGCAGTGCGTGGAAATGCCCTCCCTGACCAACAGTAACAACTCACTCAGCGTCACTAAAACCCCCTCCTATCCCCCAAACAGACTGGGTGTGGAACCTGCCAAGCACCATGGAACAGGAGGCAATGTCCTTCCCCTGGTGAAGCCCAAGTATGGGAGACCTCTCAAGCCTCCATCCTATGAACTGAAGCGGCAGACTAGGGCACCTGCAGAAACTGTGGGTTTCCAGGACCACTACCAGAAAGAGGAACCTGTCTCCTACTTAGCCAAAGTCAATGAGCCAAGGCAAGATGCTGGCATTCCAGACCCTGGTTTGGAGCCCCCAGTGTATGTACCTCCTCCTTCTTACAAATCCCCACCTCACCAACACGTGACCCCCCGTTCCCCCAGTGAAGTGCCTAAAACCAACCCGTGCGCCAGCAGTGACCCACAGGGTCCTGCAGAGCAGGTTGTCCCCTGCCAACGACCAGCAATGAATACTTTTGAAGTGGGGGGTGACCCTTGCAAAGACAACCATTTTCCTCATGGGAAGCAAAGCCATGCAAGGCGCCCTGCTGACCACCTGCGTTCCGTTCAGTACATTCCCTTTGATGATCCTCGGATACGACACATTAAAATTGCACCACTGGAAGGTCTGCAGGGCAACTCTAACCACACTGAAAATGCATGTAGTCCCAGTTCTGGTGCTTTGCAAGAGAGAAATCTTGAAGTACAGTACAACAGTGCCTTTGTGGATGCATCAAACTTGTCCAGTTCTGCGAAGGGAGAAAGAACTTCCGACAGCTCCCCACATAGCAACAGATGGTTGGCACCATCCATCCGAGATCAGGAAAACTGTGCCTTGCCGGACCAAAGAGACAATTGTAGAGCAACTAATCACAGCCCCCGCAACGAAGCCAGCACAGAGTACACGAAAGGCAAACTTTCTGTAAGAAATTCACATATGGACAACACCTGTGAGACTGTTACAAAAGTGAAAAAGTTTGAACCTGGAACTGGGATGCAGAGCAAAAAgagttcaaagaaaaaaatgaatgaaactaTATTTTGTTTGGTCTCTATCCCAGTTAAATCAGAATCCAATCTGCCAGATACAGATAGGAACAACAACATAACTCAGAGCCCTGATAAGAATAGGTTTGATAACAATGGAGCTTTGCAAGAACAAAGTCTCTTAAGTATGTCTTCAACAGACTTGGAGTTACAAGCGCTTACAGGAAGCATGACCAATAAAAATGAGTTACAAAAACAAGAGCTGTGGAGACCAGAAGAGTTCAAACAAATGAATGACCTCAGATTTATTCAGCCTACAAAACACAGAGAGCTCAAATATTCTGGCTCCTGGCCAGGTGATCAGTACAAAGACCAGCAGACGCAGACAAGTTTCTCTGAAGAACCTGAGAGCCCAGAATTTTTCCATGGTACAAAGCCTGGGAAGCCTGATAGTAGCAAGCAGCTATCTCCAAAACTCCCAGGATGTACAACGTCCACAGTGGGGGCAAAACAGACAGGGTCACCTTCTGAtgagagaagctgcagacagaACAGTTACAGTATGAAGGGCCAGACTCACCTCAGCCAGTCTAGCAACAGTGCATTTTCTAGGACTGCCACCTCAGTCCTTAAGTCTCCCTCCCCAAAAGCCCACCAGAGCCAGCCTGTGCCTGTCCAAGAGAGGGAAAATGGCCTTCTTTCCAAGGGAGATGTAGTTAAGGGAGAACCAGGTGCTCCCTGCAACAGTACAGAACCATTTGGGCAGTTTCTGTTGAAACCTGTAAGTCGCCGTCCCTGGGATGCAATAAGTGAGCTAGAAAGTTTTAACAAGGAGCTgcaagggcaggaggagagcacAAGCAGTGAAGAAGATTTGGaaagtgctgcagctcctctgcaggcagGTGCCTTTATGCACAGGAGGGAGTCCAGAAATGAGAAATCAAGCCAGGAGCTAAAACATGGTGGGAAATCAGAAATGGTTGTGCCAGAGGTGCCTGTAATTAGGCCAGGAAGGGTTAAAAGTAAGTCTGAAAGTTGGAGCATGGGGACAGAGCATGGTGGCGAGCTAAGATGTGGTGGCTCTCAAGGCTTCTCaaagccaggagggagcagtgaAGGAGTCAGGCCAGCAGATGGAAGACTGATagaaatggggatgggggaagCCAAGAGCAGAACAAGCAAACAGCCAGTTCATGAGAGCCCTATCAGAAGAGTTTTGTCCAGTAGCTCAAGTAGTTCATGTCACAGTAATCCTTTCAATAACCCTGTCTTGCAGGAGATGAGTGAAGACCAAAATTACCTAGACTTTGTTAAACTGAGCAAAGGTGCAACTCCCACAAATGATAGGCTATTAGAGAGAGGGTCAGGAGTATGTTTGTCACTAACAAAGAGGAACCAAAGGTGCTCTGAGCCAGATTTGAGGTCAGTAGGACTTGATGTGGCCCCAGAACCTGGTGCTAACAACTCTGATCACTCTTCAGATGCAAATGCAGTGGAAATCCCTGTGAATGAGTCATTGCAGGCAAGAGCTGCAAGAATTTTAGGTATAGATATAGCAGTGGAGTCTCTCCTTCCAGGTGACCAGGTTGGGCCCCACCCAAGCACTAGCCCCTCAAACAGTGCTCAGGACTTTGAGTCATCAACAATAGGGAACACAGTAAgtaacaaagaaggaaaaaaagaagattctTATGAAGGCAGACGAAAGTGTGGCTGGACAGAGAGTGCTCTCTTTGTCAGAGCGGGAGGGCGATCTTTACACCCTGTTGAAAGCCAGGCCACTCTCCAGGAAGCCAATGCTAAACCACTGGTAACTGAGCAAGTTCTTGAACAACCTGTGAGTCCCAGCCAAGGTGAGGACCAAAACTTGGTTTGCAAGTCAGCTGCTTATCAGCATTCAGAAAAGAGAGTGAGGAGCACCTCCAAAGTGATAGAGACACTCCAAGGCAAGCTCACGTCCCCACCCAGCCGGACTGCCATGGATCGCTTGGTGCGCATGAAGGAAGTTGACTCTGTGTCGCGCATGAGACGCCTGAGCATTAAGAGCGCAGACTCGGGAGAGGAGGTGGATGAAGAGAAGCTGTCGAAGGTACCAGAGGAGAGAGGAAGCAAACTGGCAAGCTCAGGGGCTGTTTCCAAGCGTGTCATCTCTCTCAGTGAAAATGGATGTTTAGGTGGAATGGACAAGAAGAAAATCGACAGAGATTTTTCGTTAG atacATATGACCCCACCAAAGTTGAAAAGGTGTGA